The Marinobacter subterrani genome has a segment encoding these proteins:
- the mtnA gene encoding S-methyl-5-thioribose-1-phosphate isomerase, whose translation MAESPKPSSSGRSIGTFAMRWHGNSLELLDQRLLPGEEHWITLEGAAGVAQSIRDMVVRGAPAIGISAAYGVALAARHAGGGDWKAEIKQAIRELAASRPTAVNLFWALQRMEQVFHECHSLAEAVKRLDQEAVAIHQEDLAANIAMADHALEFMAPASPISVLTHCNTGALATGGYGTALGVIRRLHEEKLLKNVFADETRPWLQGSRLTAWELARDGIPVTLNADGAAAAIMARKNVRWVIVGADRITANGDVANKIGTYSLAVLARHHKVGFMVVAPSSTVDMSLASGSDIPIEEREGLEVREIRGIPLAPAGVRVFNPVFDVTPASLIDAIVTEKGVVHNPNITGMRALFG comes from the coding sequence ATGGCAGAATCCCCGAAACCATCTTCCTCCGGACGCAGTATTGGCACGTTTGCGATGCGCTGGCATGGCAACAGCCTGGAGCTGCTCGACCAACGCCTGCTGCCCGGAGAAGAACACTGGATCACCCTTGAGGGCGCCGCCGGTGTGGCCCAGAGCATTCGGGATATGGTAGTGCGTGGCGCTCCCGCCATCGGCATCAGCGCGGCATACGGTGTTGCTCTGGCAGCACGGCATGCCGGCGGGGGTGACTGGAAAGCGGAAATCAAACAGGCCATCCGGGAGCTGGCGGCCTCACGCCCGACGGCAGTCAATCTGTTCTGGGCGCTGCAGCGAATGGAGCAGGTATTCCATGAGTGCCACTCCCTGGCGGAGGCGGTGAAGCGGCTGGACCAGGAGGCGGTGGCGATTCACCAGGAGGATCTGGCGGCCAATATTGCCATGGCGGACCATGCCCTGGAATTCATGGCGCCGGCCAGCCCCATATCGGTACTCACGCACTGCAACACCGGCGCCCTGGCCACCGGCGGCTACGGGACAGCTTTGGGGGTCATCCGCCGGCTGCACGAGGAGAAGTTGCTGAAAAACGTTTTTGCCGATGAAACCCGGCCCTGGCTTCAGGGCAGCCGTCTGACAGCCTGGGAGCTGGCCCGGGATGGTATCCCGGTAACATTGAATGCCGATGGCGCGGCGGCGGCGATCATGGCCCGGAAAAACGTGCGTTGGGTGATTGTGGGCGCGGATCGGATTACCGCCAACGGGGATGTCGCCAACAAGATTGGTACCTATAGCCTGGCGGTTCTGGCCCGTCATCACAAAGTGGGCTTCATGGTGGTGGCGCCCTCAAGCACCGTGGATATGTCCCTGGCTTCGGGCTCGGACATCCCCATTGAGGAGCGGGAAGGCCTTGAGGTGCGGGAGATACGGGGGATTCCGCTGGCCCCTGCAGGCGTCAGGGTGTTTAACCCGGTGTTTGATGTAACACCGGCCAGCCTGATTGACGCCATCGTTACCGAAAAGGGCGTGGTGCATAACCCCAATATTACCGGTATGCGGGCGCTATTTGGCTGA
- the ubiG gene encoding bifunctional 2-polyprenyl-6-hydroxyphenol methylase/3-demethylubiquinol 3-O-methyltransferase UbiG has product MTNQNVDRNEIAKFEALASRWWDPTSEFKPLHDINPLRLNYIDERVSLAGKRALDVGCGGGLLSEGMAQRGAHVTGIDMGEAPLSVARLHGMETGISVDYRQITVEELAQDQAHAGQYDVVTCLEMLEHVPDPASVIKACASMLKPGGHLFVSTINRNPKSFLFAIVGAEYVLGLLPKGTHEWKKFIRPSEMSDHLRHAGLDVRELTGMTYNPVTKVYKLGRDVDVNYLMHARDVREA; this is encoded by the coding sequence ATGACAAACCAGAACGTAGACCGCAATGAGATCGCCAAATTCGAGGCCCTGGCCAGCCGCTGGTGGGATCCGACCAGCGAGTTCAAGCCGTTACACGACATCAACCCCCTGCGCCTGAACTATATCGACGAGCGCGTCTCCCTGGCCGGCAAGCGGGCGCTGGACGTCGGCTGCGGCGGCGGCCTGCTGTCCGAGGGCATGGCCCAGCGCGGTGCCCACGTAACCGGCATCGACATGGGGGAGGCGCCACTGTCGGTAGCCCGGCTACACGGTATGGAAACCGGGATCAGCGTCGACTACCGCCAGATCACCGTCGAGGAACTGGCCCAGGACCAGGCCCATGCCGGACAGTACGATGTCGTTACCTGCCTGGAGATGCTGGAACATGTACCCGACCCGGCCTCGGTTATCAAAGCCTGCGCCAGCATGCTGAAACCCGGCGGCCACCTGTTCGTCTCAACGATCAACCGCAACCCCAAGTCGTTCCTGTTTGCCATTGTCGGCGCTGAATATGTGCTCGGGCTGCTTCCCAAGGGAACCCATGAGTGGAAGAAATTTATCCGACCGTCGGAAATGTCCGATCACCTGCGCCATGCCGGGCTGGATGTCCGCGAACTCACCGGAATGACCTATAACCCCGTTACCAAGGTGTACAAGCTGGGCCGGGATGTCGATGTGAACTACCTGATGCATGCCAGGGATGTCCGTGAAGCCTGA
- a CDS encoding TRZ/ATZ family hydrolase: protein MTADTITAADIRINARWLIPIEPAATVLDNQAVIIQGNRIAAVIPQAQANREFRTRETVDLPHHVVMPGLINMHGHAAMTLFRGMADDLPLMTWLNDHIWPAEGRHISQQFIADGTQLAMAEMLRTGTTTFSDMYFFPEIAAQVACDAGMRAQICFPLLDFPTIWGSGPEEYLSKGAAFIDTWKNDGYIMPAIGPHAPYTVSDGPMAEAVRLSEATGARIQIHLHETAFEVEEATEKQGRRPTARLAELGMLRPETQCVHMTQIDDSDIRLLQQSGAQVIHCPESNLKLASGLCPVQKLLDSGVNVAIGTDGAASNNDLDLFGELRTAAMVAKVVAGDAAAVSAHRALAMATINGARALGRDHELGSLVSGKLADLIAIDLSDPFLQPVYDPASHLVYSNHGRSVSHSWINGVPQVQDGRLTRIDVADLMLRVDDWAGRIRRQAD from the coding sequence ATGACGGCAGATACCATCACCGCAGCCGATATTCGCATCAACGCACGCTGGCTGATTCCGATTGAACCGGCGGCCACAGTGCTCGACAACCAGGCCGTGATCATCCAGGGAAACCGGATTGCCGCGGTTATTCCCCAGGCGCAGGCAAACCGGGAGTTCAGAACCCGTGAAACCGTTGATCTGCCACATCATGTCGTTATGCCCGGCCTGATCAATATGCACGGCCACGCGGCGATGACGCTCTTCCGGGGCATGGCGGACGACCTGCCACTGATGACCTGGCTGAACGACCACATCTGGCCGGCCGAGGGCCGCCACATCAGCCAACAGTTCATTGCCGACGGCACCCAGTTGGCCATGGCGGAAATGTTGCGCACAGGCACGACCACCTTCTCGGACATGTATTTTTTCCCAGAGATTGCCGCACAGGTTGCCTGCGATGCTGGCATGCGCGCCCAGATCTGTTTCCCGTTACTGGATTTCCCCACTATCTGGGGTTCCGGCCCGGAAGAATATCTGAGCAAGGGCGCCGCCTTTATCGATACCTGGAAAAACGATGGCTATATCATGCCTGCCATTGGCCCCCATGCGCCCTACACGGTCTCTGATGGCCCCATGGCCGAGGCCGTCCGGCTGTCCGAGGCCACTGGCGCCCGGATCCAGATACACCTGCATGAAACCGCTTTCGAGGTTGAGGAAGCCACTGAAAAGCAGGGCAGGCGCCCCACGGCCCGACTGGCTGAGCTTGGCATGTTGCGCCCGGAGACCCAGTGCGTGCACATGACCCAGATCGACGACAGCGACATCCGCCTGCTGCAGCAGTCCGGCGCCCAGGTTATCCATTGCCCGGAGTCCAACCTGAAGCTGGCCAGCGGCCTTTGCCCGGTCCAGAAACTGCTCGATAGCGGCGTAAACGTCGCCATCGGCACCGACGGTGCAGCCAGCAACAACGACCTGGACCTGTTCGGAGAACTGCGCACCGCCGCCATGGTGGCCAAGGTTGTGGCCGGCGACGCGGCTGCCGTGTCGGCCCATCGGGCACTGGCAATGGCCACCATCAACGGGGCCAGAGCGCTTGGCCGGGATCACGAACTGGGCTCGCTGGTTTCCGGAAAACTGGCCGACCTGATTGCCATCGATCTGAGCGACCCGTTCCTGCAACCGGTCTACGACCCGGCGTCGCACCTGGTGTACAGCAACCATGGCCGGTCGGTAAGCCACAGCTGGATTAACGGCGTACCACAAGTACAGGACGGCCGGCTTACCCGTATTGATGTTGCCGATCTCATGCTCCGGGTTGACGACTGGGCGGGACGAATCCGCAGACAGGCTGACTAA
- a CDS encoding helix-turn-helix domain-containing protein: MTDREDNRHRAKALQDMLLDALHAMRSLEEVEGLEKPPAQEPGPEGLLDRLASLTGSALRFGVKATDRSLRVGRALINSQDQLRAMLTAGQSLKDIREVAGLTLSEMSEALNLRDKSVLEAIENGTATLSFELILRLAALIARNDPIPFIMRTTRNYNPEVWQLLNDWGVARLPLQFEREREFINIFRRHDDARTLSDEGFQKVLEFTRHSFEMSLHFVEEQERQVEELRAAYEEKASSTRNPSAK, from the coding sequence ATGACTGACAGGGAAGACAACCGGCACAGGGCAAAAGCACTCCAGGATATGCTCCTGGACGCCCTGCATGCCATGCGATCCCTTGAAGAAGTTGAAGGTCTGGAAAAGCCCCCGGCACAGGAACCCGGGCCGGAGGGGCTGCTTGACCGGCTGGCCAGCCTGACCGGTTCGGCGCTCCGGTTCGGAGTAAAAGCCACGGACAGGTCTCTTCGGGTAGGCCGGGCCCTGATCAACTCACAGGATCAGCTCAGGGCCATGCTGACGGCGGGCCAATCCCTGAAGGATATCCGGGAAGTGGCCGGGCTCACGCTTTCGGAAATGAGCGAGGCCCTGAACCTCCGTGATAAATCGGTACTGGAGGCCATTGAGAACGGCACCGCCACCCTCTCCTTCGAACTGATTCTCCGGCTCGCCGCCCTCATCGCCCGGAACGATCCCATCCCGTTCATCATGCGCACCACGCGCAACTACAACCCCGAAGTCTGGCAGCTTCTGAACGACTGGGGGGTGGCAAGGCTGCCACTGCAGTTTGAACGCGAACGGGAATTCATCAATATCTTTCGCCGGCATGACGACGCCCGCACCCTTTCAGACGAAGGCTTCCAGAAGGTACTGGAATTCACGCGCCACAGTTTCGAGATGTCCCTGCACTTTGTCGAAGAGCAGGAACGGCAGGTGGAGGAGCTGCGGGCGGCTTACGAGGAAAAGGCCTCCTCAACCAGGAACCCCTCAGCCAAATAG